A single window of Melospiza georgiana isolate bMelGeo1 chromosome 6, bMelGeo1.pri, whole genome shotgun sequence DNA harbors:
- the CLBA1 gene encoding uncharacterized protein CLBA1: MQNLSVVESLGDADTPHCEPPKDLAAGAGGVSLHENGCSWNERTSNEEIVNFEAAQQSLPAANSEGRSCEEFPESSFSPSEPSGSWGDFEGFTEPLDKSEMSSDNLEVLVNSAVTRGADAGLSRGGCSVSISAAHGCAEPSLCHGKQEASGSLSQEDHSYEEIFKLSFPEVFVPQSRECIRSLEQVLDASNEDVWIPELLKNQLCMDSGNVWRALRDSDNAPSSRYPWRKSHCQENLLSVLGVDANQKDVSENQTDIFEESNVKDNEDFRFDGFSVNDCKALIQTKLSVSPDSRHGHLFSCNLFLKTTSSNENTQYITIPRKKQIFSTHNLKMKFFSSDVC, translated from the exons ATGCAGAACTTGTCGGTGGTAGAAAGTCTTGGTGACGCAGACACACCACACTGTGAGCCTCCAAAAGAcctggcagctggggcaggtggAGTGTCTCTCCATGAAAATGGCTGTAGCTGGAATGAAAGGACAAGCAATGAAGAAATTGTTAATTTTGAAGCAGCGCAGCAAAGCCTCCCTGCAGCGAACAGCGAAGGGAGAAGTTGCGAGGAGTTTCCCGAGAGCAGCTTTAGTCCCTCAGAACCCAGCGGTTCCTGGGGTGATTTTGAAGGCTTCACAGAGCCCTTAGACAAATCCGAGATGTCCAGTGATAACCTTGAAGTTTTGGTGAATTCAGCAGTAACTCGGGGAGCCGATGCggggctgagcagaggaggctgcagcgTTTCCATTTCTGCTGCCCACGGGTGTGCGGAGCCATCTCTGTGCCATGGCAAGCAGGAGGCTTCGGGCTCTCTCAGTCAG gAAGACCACAGCTATGAGGAGATATTCAAGTTGAGCTTTCCAGAAGTCTTTGTGCCACAGTCCAGAGAGTGCATAAGAAGCTTAGAGCAAGTTCTTGATGCAAGTAATGAAGATGTTTGGATTCCTGAACTTTTGAAGAATCAGCTTTG CATGGATTCTGGAAATGTATGGAGAGCACTCAGGGACTCTGATAACGCCCCCAGCTCAAGATATCCCTGGAGAAAATCCCATTGCCAAGAAAACCTCCTGAGCGTTCTCGGAGTAGATGCAAATCAAAAG GACGTTTCAGAGAACCAGACTGATATTTTTGAAGAATCAAATGTCAAAGATAATGAGGACTTTAGGTTTGATGGATTCAGTGTTAATGACTGCAAAGCATTGATCCAGACCAAG CTTTCTGTGTCACCAGACTCCAGACATGGTCACCTTTTCAGCTGTAATCTCTTTTTGAAGACCACATCATCAAATGAAAATACACAGTATATAAcaatcccaaggaaaaagcagattttttctACACACAacctaaaaatgaaatttttcagtAGTGATGTTTGTTGa
- the LOC131085145 gene encoding SERTA domain-containing protein 2-like, with the protein MLGRGLKRKLSDYEESMAGLSSAFDSSRGLSYPLKRQLVLNMCLTKLQTYKMLVEPNLHRSVLIANTVRQIQEEMRQESSQQPVSICPGIAPAAHSYPGMEAPGISLQLPAGVGQQESHCCELRSVEDPIESSLLIVSDDDMSSAISSILKDLDFVEDISPPTCLVPTGDDQPKFPENTGLKLEDDRQDLKGAECVFGSFEISNSTSYLKDLAIDDIFEDIDTSMYDSDFCCPPLMPPRSPSLATEEPLKTFPSCNSSSANNIQICRTDLSELDHIMEILVGS; encoded by the coding sequence ATGTTGGGGAGAGGCCTAAAGCGCAAGCTGAGTGACTATGAGGAGAGCATGGCTGGTCTCTCGAGTGCCTTTGACTCCAGTCGAGGTCTGTCCTACCCCCTCAAGAGGCAGCTGGTGCTCAACATGTGCCTCACCAAGCTACAGACGTACAAAATGCTGGTGGAGCCCAACCTGCACCGCTCCGTGCTCATCGCCAACACCGTGCGCCAGATCCAGGAGGAGatgaggcaggagagcagccagcagccagtgAGCATCTGCCCTGGcattgctcctgctgctcacagctacCCAGGGATGGAGGCCCCTGGcatctccctgcagctgcctgcaggtgtTGGTCAGCAGGAGTCCCACTGCTGTGAGCTGCGCTCCGTGGAGGACCCCATTGAGAGCAGCCTGCTGATCGTGTCAGATGATGACATGTCATCTGCTATTTCATCTATTCTGAAGGATTTAGACTTTGTAGAAGATATCAGCCCACCTACTTGTCTGGTTCCTACTGGAGATGACCAGCCAAAGTTTCCAGAAAATACTGGTCTGAAACTAGAAGATGACAGACAGGATTTGAAGGGAGCTGAATGTGTGTTTGGTTCCTTTGAGATTTCAAATTCAACCAGTTACTTGAAGGATTTGGCAATAGATGacatttttgaagatattgacACTTCAATGTATGATTCAGACTTTTGTTGCCCTCCCCTGATGCCGCCCAGATCACCATCTCTTGCTACAGAAGAACCATTGAAAACCTTCCCATCTTGTAATTCTTCTTCAGCAAACAACATTCAGATATGCAGAACAGATCTGAGTGAGTTGGACCACATCATGGAAATTCTCGTTGGATCCTGA